A single Klebsiella variicola DNA region contains:
- the katE gene encoding catalase HPII, which translates to MSDKHPNPHHQQAPVHDSEEAKPGLDSLAPDDQEWRPTPKPTAPGAEPTAPGSLKAPDTHSSKLDALEPQRKGGEDYPLTTNQGVRIADDQNSLRAGARGPTLLEDFILREKITHFDHERIPERIVHARGSAAHGYFQPYKSLTALTKADFLSAADKITPVFVRFSTVQGGAGSADTVRDIRGFATKFYTDEGIFDLVGNNTPVFFIQDAIKFPDFVHAVKPEPHWAIPQGQSAHDTFWDYVSLQPETLHNVMWAMSDRGIPRSYRTMEGFGIHTFRLINAEGKATFVRFHWKPVAGKASLVWDEAQKLTGRDPDFHRRDLWEAIEAGDYPEFELGLQLIPEENEFDFDFDLLDPTKLIPEALVPVLRVGKMVLNRNPDNFFAENEQAAFHPGHIVPGIDFSNDPLLQGRLFSYTDTQISRLGGPNFHEIPINRPTCPYHNFQRDGMHRMDIDTNPANYEPNSINDNWPRETPPAAKRGGFESLAERVDGEKIRQRSPSFGEYYAQPRLFWLSQTPIEQQHIIDGFSFELSKVVRTWIRERVVDHLAHIDTKLAEAVGANLGIELSDDQRNITLPSPVNGVEKDPSLSLYADAEGDVKGRVVAVLLNERTLAQDLVHLLQALQAQGVHSKLLYSRMGEVIADDGSPLPIAGTFAGSPSLTVDAVVVPGGDLSALSQSGDARYYLLEAYKHLKPILLAGDARQLTSVLQVPAQGEEGVIVTDALDTPAADTLLALMTAHRVWSRSPKIAAIPA; encoded by the coding sequence ATGTCTGATAAGCACCCAAACCCTCACCACCAGCAGGCACCGGTCCACGACAGCGAAGAAGCGAAACCGGGGCTCGACTCGCTGGCGCCGGATGACCAGGAGTGGCGCCCCACGCCGAAACCCACCGCCCCAGGCGCCGAACCGACCGCCCCTGGTAGCCTGAAAGCGCCTGATACCCACAGCAGCAAACTTGACGCCCTGGAGCCGCAGCGTAAAGGCGGAGAAGACTATCCGCTGACCACCAACCAGGGCGTACGTATTGCCGACGATCAGAATTCGCTACGCGCCGGCGCCCGCGGCCCAACGCTGCTGGAAGATTTCATTCTGCGGGAGAAGATTACCCACTTTGACCATGAGCGAATTCCGGAGCGTATCGTTCATGCCCGCGGCTCTGCCGCCCACGGTTACTTCCAGCCCTACAAAAGCCTGACAGCGTTGACCAAAGCCGATTTTCTCTCGGCAGCCGATAAGATCACCCCGGTCTTTGTGCGCTTCTCCACCGTGCAGGGCGGCGCGGGGTCGGCGGACACCGTCCGCGATATTCGCGGCTTCGCTACCAAGTTTTACACTGACGAAGGGATTTTTGACCTGGTCGGCAACAACACACCGGTCTTCTTCATCCAGGACGCGATAAAGTTCCCCGATTTTGTCCACGCCGTGAAGCCTGAGCCCCACTGGGCCATCCCGCAGGGACAGAGCGCCCACGATACTTTCTGGGACTATGTCTCCCTGCAACCGGAAACGCTGCACAATGTGATGTGGGCGATGTCGGATCGCGGCATCCCGCGCAGCTATCGCACCATGGAAGGCTTTGGGATCCACACTTTCCGTCTGATCAACGCCGAGGGCAAAGCCACCTTCGTTCGCTTCCACTGGAAACCCGTCGCCGGCAAGGCGTCGCTGGTGTGGGATGAAGCGCAGAAGCTGACCGGTCGCGACCCCGATTTTCATCGCCGCGACCTGTGGGAGGCCATCGAAGCCGGGGACTACCCGGAATTTGAGCTTGGCCTGCAGCTCATCCCCGAGGAGAACGAGTTTGATTTTGACTTCGATCTGCTCGATCCCACCAAGCTGATCCCCGAGGCGCTGGTGCCGGTCTTACGGGTTGGCAAGATGGTCCTCAACCGCAATCCGGACAACTTCTTTGCCGAAAACGAACAGGCGGCCTTTCATCCCGGGCATATCGTACCGGGCATTGATTTCAGCAACGATCCGCTGCTGCAGGGGCGCCTCTTCTCTTACACCGACACGCAAATTAGCCGCCTGGGTGGGCCGAACTTCCATGAAATCCCCATCAACCGTCCAACCTGCCCGTATCACAATTTCCAGCGCGACGGGATGCACCGGATGGACATTGACACCAATCCGGCCAACTATGAGCCCAACTCCATTAACGACAACTGGCCGCGCGAGACGCCGCCAGCGGCCAAACGCGGCGGCTTTGAGTCCCTCGCCGAGCGCGTCGACGGCGAAAAAATCCGCCAGCGCAGCCCTTCGTTCGGCGAATATTACGCCCAGCCGCGTCTGTTCTGGCTGAGCCAGACGCCGATTGAGCAGCAGCATATTATCGATGGTTTCAGCTTTGAACTCAGCAAAGTGGTCCGCACCTGGATCCGCGAGCGGGTGGTCGATCATCTGGCCCACATTGATACTAAGCTGGCGGAAGCGGTCGGGGCGAACTTAGGTATCGAACTGAGCGACGATCAGCGTAACATTACCCTGCCTTCCCCGGTCAACGGCGTGGAGAAAGACCCCAGCCTCAGCCTCTACGCCGACGCCGAAGGGGATGTGAAAGGCCGTGTAGTGGCCGTCCTGCTCAACGAACGCACCTTGGCGCAGGATCTGGTCCATCTCCTGCAGGCGCTGCAGGCCCAGGGCGTGCACAGCAAGCTGCTCTACTCGCGGATGGGCGAAGTCATCGCCGACGATGGCTCTCCCCTGCCGATCGCCGGCACCTTCGCCGGTTCCCCATCGCTGACGGTGGATGCGGTAGTGGTGCCTGGCGGCGACCTCAGCGCCCTGAGCCAGAGCGGCGACGCGCGCTATTACCTGCTGGAAGCCTATAAGCATCTGAAGCCGATCCTGCTGGCAGGGGATGCGCGACAGCTGACGTCCGTTCTGCAGGTCCCAGCCCAGGGTGAAGAGGGGGTCATCGTCACCGATGCTCTCGACACGCCAGCGGCGGACACACTGCTCGCCCTGATGACGGCGCATCGCGTGTGGTCGAGAAGTCCAAAAATCGCCGCTATTCCGGCGTAG
- the chbG gene encoding chitin disaccharide deacetylase, with product MERVLIVNADDFGLSKGQNYGIIEACRNGVVTSTTALVNGAAIDHAAQLSRSTPELAVGMHFVLTLGEPLSAMPGLTREGRLGKWIWQQAEEGRLPLEEIAHELACQYRRFVDLFGHEPTHLDSHHHVHMIAPIYPIVAAFAREKGIALRIDRQVAAQSGLDQQAARSSAGFSSEFYGEAVSEELFLQTLDASIARGERSLEVMCHPAFVDQTIMGSAYCYPRLGELDVLTSAALKAAVADRGYRLGTYRDV from the coding sequence ATGGAACGCGTATTGATCGTCAATGCCGACGACTTCGGCCTCAGTAAAGGGCAGAACTACGGCATTATCGAGGCCTGCCGCAACGGCGTGGTGACATCGACCACGGCGCTGGTCAACGGCGCGGCCATTGACCACGCCGCCCAGCTAAGCCGCAGTACCCCGGAGCTGGCGGTCGGCATGCACTTTGTGCTGACGCTGGGCGAGCCGCTGTCGGCCATGCCGGGATTAACCCGCGAAGGCCGGCTGGGCAAATGGATCTGGCAGCAGGCAGAAGAAGGTCGCCTGCCGCTGGAGGAGATCGCCCACGAGCTGGCGTGTCAGTACCGTCGTTTTGTCGATCTCTTCGGTCATGAGCCGACGCATCTCGACAGCCACCACCATGTGCATATGATCGCCCCGATCTATCCCATCGTGGCGGCCTTTGCCCGCGAGAAGGGTATCGCGTTACGTATTGACCGCCAGGTGGCGGCGCAGAGTGGGCTCGATCAACAGGCGGCGCGCAGCAGCGCAGGCTTCAGCAGCGAGTTTTACGGCGAAGCTGTCTCTGAGGAACTGTTTCTGCAGACGCTGGATGCCTCAATCGCCCGCGGGGAGCGTTCCCTGGAGGTGATGTGTCATCCGGCTTTTGTCGATCAGACCATTATGGGCAGCGCCTACTGCTACCCGCGGCTGGGTGAGCTTGATGTGCTGACGTCTGCCGCGCTGAAAGCGGCGGTAGCCGACCGGGGTTATCGTCTGGGAACCTACCGCGACGTGTAA
- a CDS encoding 6-phospho-beta-glucosidase produces MSQKLKVVTIGGGSSYTPELLEGFLKRYHELPVTELWLVDVEEGQEKLDIIHALCERMVEKAGVPMKVYKTLDRRAALQGADFVTTQLRVGQLKAREKDERIPLSHGYLGQETNGAGGLFKGLRTIPVIFDIVKDVQEICPDAWIINFTNPAGMVTEAVYRHTSFKRFIGVCNIPIGMKMFITDVLQLSPSDELNIDLFGLNHLVFVRDVLVNGVSRFDELLDGVASGRLTANSVKNIFDLPFSEGLIRSLRLIPCSYLLYYFKPKEMLAIEMGEYYKGGARAQVVQKVEKQLFELYKNPDLKVKPKELEQRGGAYYSDAACEVINAIYNDKQTEHYVNIPHHGHVDNIPADWAVEMSCTLGRDGAKPTPRITHFDEKVLGLIYTIKGFEVAASQAAISGELNDVLLALNLSPLIHSDRDAEQLAREMILAHEKWLPNFAATIEKLKS; encoded by the coding sequence ATGAGCCAGAAATTAAAAGTAGTCACTATTGGCGGCGGCAGCAGCTATACCCCGGAATTACTGGAAGGCTTTCTGAAACGTTACCATGAACTGCCGGTCACTGAACTGTGGCTGGTGGATGTGGAAGAGGGCCAGGAGAAGCTCGATATTATCCATGCGCTGTGCGAGCGGATGGTGGAAAAAGCCGGCGTGCCGATGAAGGTCTATAAAACGCTGGATCGCCGTGCGGCGCTGCAGGGCGCGGATTTTGTCACCACCCAGCTGCGCGTGGGCCAGCTGAAGGCGCGTGAAAAAGATGAGCGTATTCCGCTGAGCCACGGCTACCTGGGCCAGGAGACCAACGGGGCGGGTGGGCTGTTTAAAGGGCTGCGCACCATCCCGGTGATTTTTGATATCGTAAAAGATGTGCAGGAGATTTGCCCGGACGCGTGGATCATCAACTTCACCAACCCGGCGGGCATGGTCACCGAGGCGGTCTATCGCCACACCAGTTTCAAACGCTTTATCGGCGTGTGCAACATTCCTATCGGCATGAAGATGTTCATCACCGACGTGCTGCAGCTCAGCCCGAGCGATGAGCTGAATATCGACCTGTTCGGTCTGAATCATCTGGTGTTCGTCCGCGACGTGCTGGTTAACGGCGTCTCGCGCTTCGATGAACTGCTGGACGGCGTGGCCTCTGGCCGCCTGACCGCGAACTCGGTGAAAAATATTTTCGACCTGCCGTTTAGCGAGGGGCTGATCCGCTCCCTGCGCCTGATCCCATGCTCCTATCTGCTCTACTACTTTAAGCCAAAAGAGATGCTGGCGATTGAGATGGGCGAGTACTATAAGGGCGGCGCGCGCGCCCAGGTGGTGCAGAAGGTGGAGAAACAGCTGTTCGAGCTGTATAAAAATCCGGATCTCAAGGTCAAGCCGAAGGAGCTGGAGCAGCGCGGCGGCGCCTACTACTCCGATGCCGCTTGCGAAGTGATCAACGCTATCTATAACGACAAGCAGACTGAGCACTATGTGAATATCCCGCATCATGGCCACGTGGATAATATCCCGGCGGACTGGGCGGTCGAGATGAGCTGCACCTTAGGTCGCGACGGCGCGAAGCCGACGCCGCGCATCACCCATTTCGATGAGAAGGTACTGGGGCTTATCTACACCATCAAGGGGTTCGAAGTGGCGGCCAGCCAGGCGGCGATCAGCGGCGAGCTGAATGATGTGCTGCTGGCGCTGAACTTAAGCCCGCTGATCCATTCCGATCGTGACGCCGAGCAGCTGGCGCGGGAGATGATTCTGGCGCATGAAAAATGGCTGCCGAACTTTGCGGCGACTATCGAAAAACTGAAATCTTAA
- the chbR gene encoding transcriptional regulator ChbR — protein sequence MMTTEISTAREQQLFNGKNFHVVIYNKTESVSGLHQHDYYEFTVVLTGRYYQEINGKRVLLERGDFVFIPMGSHHQSFYEFGATRILNVGISRRFFEKHYLPLLPFGLVASQVYAVQSAFLGYVESVIASLNFRETEFDEFIELVSFYVINRLRHYREEPVADVIPQWLKNTVEAMHDKLKFGEGALENMVRLSGKTQEYLTRATQRYYGKTPMQIINDIRINFAKKQLEITNYSVTDIAYESGYSSPSLFIKTFKKLTSFTPSSYRKHLTSIN from the coding sequence ATGATGACCACCGAGATCAGTACCGCCAGAGAACAACAGCTGTTCAACGGGAAGAACTTTCATGTGGTCATCTATAACAAAACGGAAAGCGTGAGCGGGCTTCACCAGCATGATTACTACGAATTTACCGTGGTATTAACCGGGCGCTATTACCAGGAGATCAATGGCAAACGGGTGCTGCTGGAGCGCGGGGATTTCGTCTTTATCCCGATGGGGTCGCACCACCAGAGCTTTTACGAATTTGGGGCGACGCGCATCCTTAACGTCGGCATCAGCAGACGCTTCTTTGAGAAACATTATCTGCCGCTGCTGCCGTTTGGCCTGGTGGCCTCACAGGTTTACGCCGTGCAGAGCGCTTTTCTCGGCTACGTTGAGTCGGTTATCGCCTCACTCAATTTTCGCGAAACGGAATTTGACGAATTTATCGAGCTGGTTTCCTTTTATGTCATTAACCGTTTACGCCACTATCGCGAAGAGCCGGTTGCCGATGTTATTCCGCAATGGCTAAAAAATACCGTTGAGGCCATGCACGATAAGCTGAAATTCGGTGAGGGCGCGCTCGAGAATATGGTTCGTCTCTCGGGAAAAACGCAGGAATATTTAACCCGGGCGACCCAGCGCTATTATGGTAAAACGCCGATGCAGATAATTAATGATATCCGTATTAACTTTGCCAAAAAGCAGCTGGAAATTACCAACTATTCGGTGACGGATATTGCGTATGAATCCGGGTACAGTAGCCCGAGCCTGTTTATTAAAACCTTTAAAAAACTGACGTCGTTTACGCCGAGCAGTTATCGCAAACATTTGACCAGTATTAATTAA
- the chbA gene encoding PTS N,N'-diacetylchitobiose transporter subunit IIA, whose amino-acid sequence MFDLDNIDAVETPENDLEEVVMGLIINSGQARSLAYGALKQAKQGDFAAAKAMMEQSRQALSEAHRVQTQLIESDEGEGKMKVSLVLVHAQDHLMTSMLARELVAELIELHEKVQ is encoded by the coding sequence ATGTTTGATCTGGACAACATCGACGCGGTAGAAACCCCGGAAAATGACCTCGAAGAGGTGGTGATGGGGTTGATTATCAACTCCGGACAGGCCCGCAGCCTGGCCTATGGCGCGCTGAAGCAGGCGAAGCAGGGCGATTTTGCCGCGGCGAAAGCGATGATGGAGCAGTCGCGCCAGGCGCTGAGCGAGGCGCATCGCGTGCAGACCCAGCTTATCGAAAGCGATGAAGGCGAAGGAAAAATGAAGGTCAGCCTGGTGCTGGTGCATGCTCAGGACCATCTGATGACCTCGATGCTGGCCCGTGAGCTGGTCGCCGAATTGATTGAGCTGCACGAGAAGGTACAATAG
- the chbC gene encoding PTS N,N'-diacetylchitobiose transporter subunit IIC has product MSKVIDSLEKVLLPFAVKIGKQPHINAIKNGFIKLMPLTLAGAMFVLINNVFLSFGEGSFFYSMGIRLDASTIETLNGFKAIGGNVYNGTLGIMSLMAPFFIGSALAEERKVDPMAAGLLAVAAFMTVTPYSVGEAYAVGANWLGGQNIISGMIIGLVVAELFTFVIRRNWVIRLPDSVPGSVSRSFSALIPGFLILSIFGIISWALSSYGSNFHQIIMDSISTPLAAMGSVVGWAYVIFNSLLWFFGVHGSLALTALDNGIMTPWALENIALYNQYGSVDAAIEAGKQFHFWAKPMLDSYILLGGSGATLGLIIAIFIASRRADHRQVAKLALPSGIFQINEPILFGLPIIMNPVMFIPFVLVQPILAAITLAAYSLGIIPPVTNLAPWTMPTGLGAFFNSNGSVAALLVALFNLGVATLVYLPFVVLSNKAQTVIEQEESEEDIANALKF; this is encoded by the coding sequence ATGAGTAAAGTGATCGACTCGCTTGAAAAGGTACTCCTTCCTTTTGCAGTGAAAATAGGAAAGCAGCCGCATATTAATGCGATTAAAAACGGATTTATTAAGTTAATGCCGTTGACCCTCGCCGGGGCCATGTTTGTATTAATTAACAACGTTTTTCTGAGCTTCGGCGAAGGCTCTTTCTTTTATTCCATGGGCATTCGACTGGATGCCTCCACCATTGAAACCTTAAACGGCTTTAAGGCTATCGGCGGGAACGTCTATAACGGTACCCTCGGCATTATGTCGCTGATGGCGCCGTTCTTTATCGGCTCCGCGCTGGCGGAAGAGCGCAAAGTTGACCCGATGGCCGCGGGCCTGCTGGCGGTGGCGGCCTTCATGACCGTGACCCCGTATAGCGTGGGCGAAGCCTATGCGGTGGGCGCCAACTGGCTGGGCGGGCAGAACATCATCTCCGGGATGATTATCGGTCTGGTTGTCGCGGAACTGTTCACCTTCGTGATCCGTCGTAACTGGGTGATCAGACTGCCGGACAGCGTGCCAGGGTCAGTATCGCGCTCTTTCTCCGCGCTGATCCCGGGCTTCTTGATCCTCTCCATCTTCGGCATTATCTCGTGGGCCCTGTCGAGCTACGGCAGCAACTTCCACCAGATAATCATGGACTCGATCTCCACGCCGCTGGCGGCGATGGGCAGCGTGGTCGGCTGGGCATACGTTATCTTTAACTCCCTGCTGTGGTTCTTCGGTGTGCACGGTTCCCTGGCGCTGACGGCGCTGGATAACGGCATCATGACCCCGTGGGCGCTGGAAAACATCGCGCTGTACAACCAGTACGGCTCGGTTGATGCGGCTATCGAAGCAGGCAAACAGTTCCACTTCTGGGCCAAGCCGATGCTCGACTCCTATATCCTGCTGGGTGGCTCCGGGGCAACGTTGGGTCTGATTATCGCCATCTTTATCGCTTCCCGTCGCGCTGACCATCGTCAGGTGGCGAAGCTGGCACTGCCGTCAGGCATCTTCCAGATTAACGAACCGATTCTGTTTGGTCTGCCGATCATTATGAACCCGGTGATGTTTATCCCCTTCGTGCTGGTCCAGCCGATTCTGGCAGCCATTACGCTGGCGGCTTATAGCCTGGGGATTATCCCTCCGGTGACCAACCTGGCGCCGTGGACCATGCCGACCGGTCTGGGAGCGTTCTTTAACAGTAACGGCAGCGTGGCCGCCCTGCTGGTAGCCCTGTTCAACCTTGGCGTCGCGACTCTGGTCTACCTGCCGTTTGTGGTGCTGTCGAATAAAGCGCAGACCGTCATCGAGCAGGAAGAGAGCGAAGAAGACATCGCTAACGCACTGAAATTCTGA
- the chbB gene encoding PTS N,N'-diacetylchitobiose transporter subunit IIB has protein sequence MEKKHIYLFCSAGMSTSLLVSKMRAQAEKYEVPVIIEAYPETLAGEKGPEADVVLLGPQIAYMLPEIQRLLPNKPVEVIDSLLYGKVDGLGVLKAAVAAIKKAAAQ, from the coding sequence ATGGAAAAGAAACACATTTATCTCTTCTGCTCGGCAGGCATGTCTACATCACTGCTGGTCTCCAAAATGCGCGCGCAGGCAGAAAAATACGAAGTCCCGGTCATTATTGAAGCCTATCCCGAAACCCTGGCAGGTGAAAAGGGACCGGAAGCCGACGTGGTATTATTAGGACCACAAATTGCGTATATGTTACCGGAAATTCAGCGCCTGCTGCCGAATAAACCGGTAGAAGTCATCGATTCTCTTCTGTATGGCAAGGTGGATGGTTTAGGTGTATTGAAAGCCGCCGTCGCGGCCATTAAGAAAGCTGCAGCACAATAA
- the osmE gene encoding osmotically-inducible lipoprotein OsmE, with protein MNKSLAGILGVTVALTLLAGCTAYDRTKDQFTQPVVKDVKKGMSRQQVMQIAGKPSTEVTMVHARGTCQTYILGQRDGKVETYFVALDDTGHVINSGYQTCAEYDTDPRNAK; from the coding sequence ATGAACAAAAGCTTAGCAGGAATACTGGGCGTCACCGTCGCGTTAACCTTACTGGCGGGCTGTACCGCTTACGATCGTACCAAAGACCAGTTTACCCAGCCGGTGGTGAAAGATGTGAAGAAAGGGATGTCGCGTCAGCAGGTGATGCAGATCGCTGGGAAACCTTCAACGGAAGTGACCATGGTTCATGCCCGCGGCACCTGCCAGACCTACATCCTCGGTCAACGGGATGGTAAAGTAGAGACCTACTTTGTGGCCCTCGACGACACCGGCCATGTGATTAACTCCGGCTACCAGACCTGCGCCGAGTATGATACTGACCCGCGCAACGCCAAGTAA
- the nadE gene encoding ammonia-dependent NAD(+) synthetase, whose protein sequence is MTLQQEIIQALGAKPQIDVAGEIRRSVDFLKSYLQTYPFIKSLVLGISGGQDSTLTGKLCQMAINELRAETGDSSLQFIAVRLPYGVQADEQDCQDAIAFIQPDRVLTVNIKASVLASEQALREAGIELSDFVRGNEKARERMKAQYSIAGMTKGVVVGTDHAAEAITGFFTKYGDGGTDINPIFRLNKRQGKQLLAHLGCPEHLYKKLPTADLEDDRPSLPDEVALGVTYENIDDYLEGKTLDPSIAKTIEGWYLKTEHKRRPPITVFDDFWKK, encoded by the coding sequence ATGACGCTACAACAAGAGATTATTCAGGCGCTGGGCGCAAAGCCGCAGATTGATGTCGCCGGCGAGATCCGCCGCAGCGTCGATTTCCTGAAGTCCTACCTGCAGACCTACCCGTTTATTAAATCGCTGGTGCTGGGTATCAGCGGCGGCCAGGACTCCACCCTGACGGGGAAACTGTGCCAGATGGCGATTAATGAACTGCGTGCCGAAACGGGCGACAGCAGCCTGCAGTTTATTGCCGTTCGGTTGCCCTATGGCGTGCAGGCGGATGAGCAGGACTGCCAGGACGCCATCGCCTTTATCCAGCCTGACCGGGTGCTGACGGTGAATATCAAAGCCTCGGTACTGGCCAGTGAACAGGCGCTCCGCGAAGCGGGGATCGAACTGAGCGACTTTGTTCGCGGTAACGAAAAAGCCCGTGAGCGGATGAAGGCCCAGTACAGCATCGCCGGAATGACCAAAGGGGTGGTGGTCGGCACCGACCATGCGGCGGAAGCGATTACCGGCTTCTTCACCAAATATGGCGACGGCGGCACCGACATCAACCCAATTTTCCGCCTGAACAAACGTCAGGGCAAACAGCTGCTGGCCCATCTCGGCTGCCCGGAACATCTGTATAAGAAGCTGCCGACCGCCGACCTGGAAGACGATCGCCCCTCCCTGCCGGATGAAGTGGCCCTGGGTGTCACCTACGAGAACATCGACGATTATCTGGAAGGCAAAACGCTGGATCCTAGTATCGCCAAAACGATCGAAGGCTGGTATCTGAAAACCGAACACAAGCGTCGGCCACCGATCACCGTCTTTGACGATTTCTGGAAAAAATAG
- the cho gene encoding excinuclease Cho, translated as MARKQSAPRLEFEAAAIYEYPEHLRPWLEALPKLPGVYQFHGDSDTMPLYIGKSVNLRSRVLSHLRTPEEAAMLRQSRRITWQRTAGELGALLLEARLIKEQQPLFNKRLRRNKQLCAWRLADHRPQIVYAREVDFSHQQHLYGLFANRRAALQMLQSLADEQRLCYGLLGLEPLSRGRACFRSALGRCAGACCGKESVEAHSERLLAQMSKLQLVCWPWAGPVALEERGPDMTQYHVIHNWLWLGAVDSLDQAAELTRLPAGFDQDGYKILCKPLLSGNYPLHPLG; from the coding sequence GTGGCCAGAAAGCAATCTGCCCCGCGTCTGGAGTTTGAAGCGGCGGCGATCTATGAATATCCCGAACATCTTCGCCCGTGGCTGGAGGCGCTGCCAAAGCTGCCGGGCGTCTATCAGTTTCACGGCGACAGCGACACAATGCCGCTCTATATCGGTAAGAGCGTCAACCTTCGCAGCCGTGTGTTATCTCACCTGCGCACGCCCGAAGAGGCCGCGATGCTGCGTCAGTCGCGGCGTATCACCTGGCAGCGCACCGCAGGCGAGCTGGGAGCGCTGCTGCTGGAGGCGCGGCTGATTAAAGAGCAGCAGCCGCTGTTTAACAAGCGGCTACGGCGTAACAAGCAGCTCTGCGCCTGGCGACTTGCGGACCACCGGCCGCAGATTGTCTATGCCCGCGAGGTTGATTTCTCGCACCAGCAGCATCTCTATGGCCTGTTCGCCAACCGGCGGGCGGCGCTGCAGATGCTGCAGAGCCTTGCCGACGAACAGCGCCTCTGTTATGGCCTGCTTGGTCTGGAACCGCTCAGCCGCGGCCGCGCCTGCTTTCGCTCCGCGCTGGGCCGCTGCGCCGGCGCCTGCTGTGGAAAGGAGAGCGTGGAGGCGCACAGCGAGCGCCTGCTGGCGCAGATGAGTAAACTGCAGCTGGTGTGCTGGCCGTGGGCGGGGCCAGTGGCGCTGGAGGAGCGCGGCCCGGATATGACGCAGTATCACGTCATTCATAACTGGCTGTGGCTGGGCGCCGTCGACTCGCTCGACCAGGCCGCGGAGTTGACCCGTCTGCCCGCCGGATTCGACCAGGATGGTTACAAGATCCTCTGTAAGCCCCTGCTCAGCGGCAACTACCCGCTGCACCCGCTTGGCTGA
- the spy gene encoding ATP-independent periplasmic protein-refolding chaperone Spy has product MMKKLTALFVASTLALGAANLAHAADTTTAPSDSKPMMMHHKGGPGQHDMMFKGLNLTDAQKQQIRDIMKSQRENMKRPSLDERRAMHDLIASDTFDKAKAEAQIDKMEAQHKAMALSRLETQNKIYNILTPEQKKQFNANFEKHLTERNAPAGKMPAPAE; this is encoded by the coding sequence ATGATGAAGAAACTCACTGCACTGTTTGTTGCCTCTACTCTGGCTCTGGGCGCGGCTAACCTGGCACACGCCGCCGACACCACCACCGCGCCGAGCGACAGCAAGCCGATGATGATGCATCATAAAGGCGGCCCGGGTCAGCATGACATGATGTTTAAAGGCCTGAACCTGACCGATGCGCAGAAACAACAGATCCGCGACATCATGAAGAGCCAGCGTGAGAACATGAAGCGTCCGTCCCTCGACGAACGCCGCGCGATGCACGATCTGATCGCCAGCGACACCTTCGATAAGGCGAAAGCGGAAGCGCAGATCGATAAGATGGAAGCGCAGCATAAAGCGATGGCGCTGTCCCGCCTGGAAACGCAGAACAAGATCTACAACATTCTGACTCCAGAGCAGAAAAAACAGTTCAATGCTAATTTTGAGAAGCATCTGACAGAACGCAACGCGCCGGCAGGTAAAATGCCTGCACCTGCTGAATAA